The Syntrophobotulus glycolicus DSM 8271 DNA window TATCAAGATTATCCCTCCCCTTCAGCGACGAGCCCGTTGCTGTTGACGTAGTCCTCAATCTCCTTGAGGAGCTTGAGGAGCAGCGGGAGCTCTTTGATTTTGGAGAAGTCCACGTTTAGGAGCAGTTTCTCGATGATGATGCGCCTGTCTCTTTCCGTGGTCGTCTCCGATGTTTCTTTCTCCCGGGAGATTTCCTTGAGGTTGACCTTCTTGACAGGCTCCCGGCCTCCTGTCGTGTCAATTTTGCCGAGCCCCTTCTCCACGGCTTGAGCCGGGAGGTCTGCACCCTGTTCGATGCCCTGCGCCAGCGTGGACATTGTCCTGTGCCCCGAAAGCGTCAGCTCCGCGAGAGGCCCTTCCTTCGCATCCGAGAACGGAAGAAGCTTTCTAACCTTCTGGAAGATGCCTTTTACCGCCTCGACGGGCTTCATGGCCGCGCTCTTGATGCCTTCAACGAGGGTGTCGATGATTCTCGCGCCGCTTTCCCTGAAGAACGCCGGAACACCCATAAAGAATTCCTTGATTGCATTGATGCCGTTGACAAAGCCTTCCTTGATGCGGGTCCACATATTCGAGAAGAAGGCGACTATTGAGTCCCAATGCGTGATAATGAGCATCGGAATCCCTATGAACGGCAGGAATGCGGCGATTGCTATTTGCAGCCAGGTCGGCATCCCCGAGAAGAGATTCCGAATCCAGTCAAACCCGGCCTTTATGCCGTTGACGAAGCCGTTCCAAACGCCTTGTATCCACGAGACCACCGAGTCCCAATTCCGCCAGAGTAGAATAATCGCGGCCACTAAAGCGACGATGCCTATAATAATCCACGTGATAGGATTCGCGAGCAGGGCCGCCGTGAAGCTCCACACCGAGGCGATAAGCTCGGGCATCGCTGTCACCGCCGTCGTGATTGCTTGCTTTGCCATCCCCACAAGGCCGAGGGCCATGTTCTTTAATGCCGTGACCCCGTTAATGGCTGCCGTCCTCGCCATGCTTGCGATATTGACGGCGACGTTTCTGATGCCAGTAACCGCCGACGAGGCAAAGGTCTTAACCGCGCTGAAGCCTCTCTTTAGACCGTCCCCGGCATACAGGGCCTTTATTTGGATAGTTGTAAGCAGGTCGGGGATTCCCCGTATCGCCCGGTAAAAACCTGTCGCAAGTCCCGCCGTCTTGGTGAACACAAGCCCCACGCCGCCGACGACCGCGATTGTCGTCCCGGCCACCATCAGGAAGCCTCCCAGTGCGAGCACAATAATCATGATGACTTTGACGAGCTCCTGATTCTTCTCAATCCATGAGCCAACCTTTGTCAGGACTTCCTCGCCCCTGCCGAGCAGTTCGTTGACGGTGGGGAGGAGGCTGTTGCCGATGGACTCCTTGACGTTCTGGATGCGTTGCTGTAACCGCTGGTACTTCTCGGGCTCCGTGTCGTTGATAGCCGACGCCATTTCCCGGGCGGCCCCGACTCCTTCGCCCATCGACGAGTAAAGGCCGAGGATGTTGTTCTGCAAGTCTCCCGTCTTGGAGTACATGAGGTCAATGAGGGCGACCGCCTCCGTATCACCGAAAGCTTTTTGCAGTTGCATTTTTTCGGCTGCGTCCATCGTCTCTCCGAACTTGCCCCGGAGTTTACCGAGGATTTCCGGCATAGAGAGGAGCTGGTTGTTCGCGTCCGTGAACTTGAGGCCGAGCTCCTCGCCGCCTTTGACAGCCGAGCGGAGGAAAGCTTTGTATTTCGTTCCCGCCTCGGCTCCGCTCATTGTGGCCTGAAGCATACCCAATATAGAGAGCTGCTCCTCAAGGGGCACGTTGGCCGTCGTTGCCGAGGCCCCGAGGGTCTGAATCGCTTGTGCCATCCCTGAGCCCGTGGTCTTGAAGTTCTTGACCGAAGCCGCAATCCCCGCCGAGAACACTTCCCCGAACTCCATATCCGAAAGGTCGGAATAGAAGTTCTTGTATATGCCGTAACCCGTGGCGAAGAGGTTTGTCATCTCCGCGATGCTGGACTTTGTTCCCTTCGCGGTGATACCTGCAAGCTCCGTATACCCGGCGACGCCCGCATCCGTAAGGGAGGAGATGCCGCTCTTGATGTCATAGGCCGCCGTGATGAAGTCGGCTTTCGATGTCCCGGCCCACTGTTCGGAGAAGCTGCGCGCCGCATCCTCAAGGACGCCGAGGTCTTTGACGCCCACCGAGGCAAGCTCACCGAGAGCCCTTTTTGTCGCGAAGGTTGCCTCCACCGGGGCGAGAGCTGAGGCGGTTATCTGTGCGCCGATACCCGCCATCGCCGCCCCGGTCTTGGTCATGTCGCCGAAGGTCTGCTCCATGCTCTGAAGCTTCGAGACAGAGCCGCCGACCGAAGACTGCACACGGCCCATCGGGCCTGTCAGGTGGTCGACCATGTTCATAATGAGGGACAGCTTGAAAACGGATTCTAAGCTCACACTATTCCTCACCCCTTTCGTATGGTATAATTAGGCAAAGGAGGGATTACCATGACCTTGATAATCGTAATGCTCAAAGTTCTCATATTCGCCCTGTGCGCCGGAGCTGCCATCTCCGTCCTTGTATATGTTCCGCTTATGGTCTATACGATTCCCTATGCCTTATGGGTAGGCCATCAAAACACGATGGGAAGGCAGAAGGACAAGGACAAAGAGAGCATCTTCCAGGCCGGGAGGAACGCGACCAAACTATATAAAGCATGGATTACCAGACAAACACCGACCCTTTGATAAAGAGGTCGGTTTTTTATTCCGAGAACACCTTCGAGATAGCTCTCGCAACAATGTCCTCCTCAACCTCTTCGATGTACCTTGCCCGGGCGAGGAGCGCAAGGAATTCATCAAAATGCAGCTCCCCGATATTATCCGGCAGAAGAGCAGGGGGGACGAACCTGTAAATCTCAAGCGTCGCCGCCTCAACAAAGTCCGTCCTCACCCTCCCGAGCTGCTCTTCTACAGCTTCATTAAATTTGCGGTCTTAGACAGCCCGAGCATGGAGAGCAGCTTTTCGCCCGCGCTCAAGGTAAGGGCCGGGTATTCCTCAAGGTCGGCCTCCAATCTGTCGCGGTGCTCAGGGATGATGTTGTCAAACATGAAGGTCTTGAGCGCCTTCGTCATTCCGTTGGCCGCCGTCTTAACATAACGGTCATAGCTCGCCGTGGTCGGCTTCTTGAAGATATAGGAGACCTCAATCTCCGTGTCATCGTCCGGGGTGAGGGTTAAATCAAGCTGATAAACCTTGCCGTGTTTTGTCTTGAGCTCCTCGGTGTTAAGTGCTCCAGACCCGCCTTTTTTAACCTCGGCCTCGTTGGTTTTGATGCTCTTGTCTTCCATTGCATAATCCTCCTTTGACATTTATTTTGAGATATTACAGGGCTTTAACGCCGTCGCTCTCGATTCCGTCCACGATAAGCATGTCAAGGTCAACCTTGATGCTTTTGTCTCCCTGCGCCGCCTTGTTGCTGCGTTTGGTGAACGTGACGGTATTGAGCACATCGCTCCTTGTGCGGTCTCCCTCGTTGGCGTAGGAGACGACAATCTTCGGGATGACCAGCTTGAAGAGCGGTGTCCCTTTGCTTTTGCAGTAGTCAAGCAGCGCGTCATAATCGTCGCGGAGGAGGCTGACCTTGCCTTCGGCCTTGTAGTTGCCTTCTCCGTAGCCTCTCGGTTTCTGACCCTTGCCGTAGGCGAGCTCCTTTTCCAGCTCGTCGTCGTAGGAAATTTCCTGAAACTCAATCGTGAGACCCGGGAGCTTAATATCGACGTCGGCCCAATCGTATGTTTTGCCGTTTACTTTCAATGACATCCTAATCAAGCCTCCTTTCTTAGCTTGCGCTCGGCTTCGTTCTGCCGAGGTCGACTTCGATTTCCCTGATGTATCCTCTGGACACATAGCGGATGGTGACGGGCATTTTCTCGGTCGTGATGATGTCCTGTCCTTCCGGGACTGTGATTGTGGCCGAGGAGATTTCCTTCAGCTTGACCATCTCGTCGAGAGGAGTCTGCATGAACTTCGCCCTTGTTTCGAGCTCGTTTTGCATATCTTCAAGGTCGATGTCGTCCTGCAAGAGCTGAAGGCCCTCTTTGCGGACTTCCTTGATGATTTTGTTCTTGACCCGGACATCCTCGGCATAACGGTAATCCGAGCCGTCCGGGGACATCACGCGAGCATTGGTGACAAAGTAGTCCTCAAGCCCGTCGTATTCCCGGAAGGTGAGGTATTTTGCGGCATCAAGCAGCTCGATATATTCCTCAATCCCCGCGGGCCGGAGCTCTAGCATCTTGCTTTTAGAGATTCCCATGCCCGCCGTGTCCCGGGTCTTGCCGATACTCTGATGAACTTTGGTCTTGGAGTACAGGCCGCACACGATTCCGGCGTTGTTGATTTCCCTTGTGATGCCGTCCATGCCGACATAGAGGGAGCGCGCTGCCACGACCTGAATGTCGGTGTTCTTGATGTCCTTCTTGTCGGCCTCAAGCCTCAAGGCGTAGTCGGCGACATCCTCCTCGTTGTCCGGGACGTATGCCTCAAGCACAAAGAGGAGGGGCTTGTGATAGGTTGCCGCGAGCTCCCGCTGCTGCTCCGATACCGCCGACCATAATGCTTTCTGCGATTCCCCGACGATATGAACCAATTCATAGGGCTCGTTGAAGTTCTTGAGCTTGTCAATGGCCGCCAGCGCGTCGGCGTTGGTCATGGTGGGGGCCGTTGTCTTGAAACGGAAGACGTCGCCCACAAGGAAGGATGTCTCCTCATTCGGCTGCGCACCTTCCGTAAACGTCACAGTCAGGCCCGTCAGGGGGATTTCGAAGGCTCCCGTCAGCGGCACGGTGGACTCGTCGGAATAGCTGTACCCGCCATCAATCGAATACACGAACAGGGCGGTATTTCTGCGGCCTTGCCCGGTGATTCTGACAATTACGTCAAAGGCATTGTAAGGACTCCCGTCAGCGGTTAGGGAACCCGAGCCCGTGCCTGTCTTTTCGACCATTCCCCGGCTTCCTGCCGTGGATGCCGAGACCGGGATGCAGTAAATCCGGTTGGAACCGTTCTCCACCGAATCCATGACCTTGTCAGCAAGCGGGCTCAGGCCGAGGCGTTCCTTGATTTTCGCCGCCGTCATGTTGCCCGTAATGATGATAGGCGTGTCCGACGTAACGGGGGAGACACCGATTTTCACATGGACACCCTCGCCCTTTTCGGTTGCCAGTCCGAGCAATCCGTCAGTAATGTTTGTTGTGACATCTCTAAGCATTTACTTCACCTTCTTTCCGATGGGACTGCCGGAGAATTTTCCGACCGCTGCGTCGAAGTCTTCCTCCGTGACCATCTTGCCCGGCTTCCATCCGAGGGCGGCACACATACCGCTGAAGATGGGGGCGGGCGTTTTTTTCTTGTCTTTGAGCTCCTCAATGCTAAATAGCTTCGGAGCTGCTGTGTCAGCCGTTTCCGGCTGTTGGTTTTTACTCGCCATCTTGAGTCTCCTTTCCCTTGATAACTGATTCGACTTCGACGTCCGTGAGCTTCGCGAAGTCTGTGTCCTTATAAACGCCGCCCATGAATTTGACTTTGACATTGACGGCGACTTTTGCCTTCAGGATGCTGTCATCCTCGTCAACCCATTCCGCCTCCACGACCTCAATCGGGGTATAGTTCCCGTCGATATAGATGCCTTTGTCAAGGGCTCTGAGAAACGCTTCAAAGAACTCCTCCGTCTTCTTGGGGTCGGGGTCTCCGATTATCACGCTGAAGGTCGTCTCCCGGGAGAAAACCTTTCGCCTCTTGTGCTGCGCGCCTGTTTGGTCACTGTATAGTTTTTTTGCGCCGCTTCGGTCGAAGGTTTCCTCCTCGAAGAGCACGGCCCCGATATGGGCCTCCTGTGATGCCCGGAGCTTTTTCATGCTTGTGTAGGGCTTCGAGCGGATTCCTGCTCCCTTCAGCTTTTCGATGAGGTGTTCCCTGCATTCCGTAAACATTTCTAATCCTCCCTGAAGTAATCCTCAAGAGTGCCCTTGATTTCCTGCATGTCGTCATCGCTGAGGCCGAGGAAGGGACGGGCCGGGATGTTGATTCTGACGGTGACTTGCTTCTTCCGTATCCAGCGGCCATCCACTTGAAAGACAAGGCCCTTCGAGGTCTTGGCCCGGATGGTGATTCTCCTGTTCTTGGCCCCAAGCTGATGCGTCGATGCATATATTTTGTTCGTGCCGACCGCGAACCCGGAGGCGTCGGACGTAGTCTTGATGGAATTCTTAAGCCCTGCGCTTTTGACGAGCGTGACGCCGCCTTCCTGCGCCGCCCTGATGGATTGCTTCCATTTCTTCCCGTCCGGGCCTTTTTCCGTTCGGAACCGTTCGACGGTCGACTCGCGGATAGCCTCGGCAATGGAGGCGTTAATGCCTTTCTTGTCGATGTCCGCGAGCTGCCGGAGCCTTTTCATCAAGCTTCTTGTGTCGCCGTCAAGTCTGATGCTGTACATTTACATCCCCTTCAGCTTGTCGCGGGAGAAGAGGCGCGGACTTGATGCGACCGAGAAGCCTGTTCGCGCTGCGGTGGTGGTGTCGACGGCTCCGATTTCGACCTTACCCTCCGCCAGCAGTTCAAAGAACCGAATCGCCGCCTTGTAGCGGTTTAAGTAGTTCTTTTCTCTGTCACTCTCGTCGATACCGATGCGGGAATACAGGTTATAGACGGCGATGTCCTTTGCGAACTTATTGATAACCTGTGGGACAGGGGAGAGAGGGAGAGGGTATCTCTTAGCGAGGTATCCGTCAATCTCCGCCCCTGCGTCCGCGATTGCCCCTTCAATGATGGGGATGATTTTCGCCTCACGCTCGGCCTCGTCTTCTATGTAGTCGCTGCCGATGATGGTGTTGAGGGCATCATCCTTAATCATGGAGCGGACTTCTGCGGTCTCACAATATGCCACGCCGACTCACTCCTTTACTGTGCTGTACCGTCGCTGCCGTAGGCCATTTGCCAGAAGGCATACCCGGAATTTCCGCGAGAGTCGGCTCCGTAGAGGAATTCTTTTCTCATGAAGACGTTCTCGTCGGTCTCGTTGGTCAGGCTCACAAACTTCGGCTTCTGTCTCTCTTGGTAAATGAGAGGCTTGATGGGCTTCTTGGTGCAAAGCAGGAACCACATCGAATCATTTCCGGCCAGGTCGGGAACAACCAGCGGCTCCGCCGTTCCCTTCAGGATGTTGGTTGTGCCGTCAATCTGGTCGGCGAGAAGAATCTTCCTCGCTTCGGTCTCTAAGGCCGGGCCAACGACGAGAAGGTCGGGGACAATCTTGAGAGG harbors:
- a CDS encoding phage tail tape measure protein produces the protein MNMVDHLTGPMGRVQSSVGGSVSKLQSMEQTFGDMTKTGAAMAGIGAQITASALAPVEATFATKRALGELASVGVKDLGVLEDAARSFSEQWAGTSKADFITAAYDIKSGISSLTDAGVAGYTELAGITAKGTKSSIAEMTNLFATGYGIYKNFYSDLSDMEFGEVFSAGIAASVKNFKTTGSGMAQAIQTLGASATTANVPLEEQLSILGMLQATMSGAEAGTKYKAFLRSAVKGGEELGLKFTDANNQLLSMPEILGKLRGKFGETMDAAEKMQLQKAFGDTEAVALIDLMYSKTGDLQNNILGLYSSMGEGVGAAREMASAINDTEPEKYQRLQQRIQNVKESIGNSLLPTVNELLGRGEEVLTKVGSWIEKNQELVKVIMIIVLALGGFLMVAGTTIAVVGGVGLVFTKTAGLATGFYRAIRGIPDLLTTIQIKALYAGDGLKRGFSAVKTFASSAVTGIRNVAVNIASMARTAAINGVTALKNMALGLVGMAKQAITTAVTAMPELIASVWSFTAALLANPITWIIIGIVALVAAIILLWRNWDSVVSWIQGVWNGFVNGIKAGFDWIRNLFSGMPTWLQIAIAAFLPFIGIPMLIITHWDSIVAFFSNMWTRIKEGFVNGINAIKEFFMGVPAFFRESGARIIDTLVEGIKSAAMKPVEAVKGIFQKVRKLLPFSDAKEGPLAELTLSGHRTMSTLAQGIEQGADLPAQAVEKGLGKIDTTGGREPVKKVNLKEISREKETSETTTERDRRIIIEKLLLNVDFSKIKELPLLLKLLKEIEDYVNSNGLVAEGEG
- a CDS encoding DUF2586 domain-containing protein yields the protein MLRDVTTNITDGLLGLATEKGEGVHVKIGVSPVTSDTPIIITGNMTAAKIKERLGLSPLADKVMDSVENGSNRIYCIPVSASTAGSRGMVEKTGTGSGSLTADGSPYNAFDVIVRITGQGRRNTALFVYSIDGGYSYSDESTVPLTGAFEIPLTGLTVTFTEGAQPNEETSFLVGDVFRFKTTAPTMTNADALAAIDKLKNFNEPYELVHIVGESQKALWSAVSEQQRELAATYHKPLLFVLEAYVPDNEEDVADYALRLEADKKDIKNTDIQVVAARSLYVGMDGITREINNAGIVCGLYSKTKVHQSIGKTRDTAGMGISKSKMLELRPAGIEEYIELLDAAKYLTFREYDGLEDYFVTNARVMSPDGSDYRYAEDVRVKNKIIKEVRKEGLQLLQDDIDLEDMQNELETRAKFMQTPLDEMVKLKEISSATITVPEGQDIITTEKMPVTIRYVSRGYIREIEVDLGRTKPSAS
- a CDS encoding phage virion morphogenesis protein, which produces MYSIRLDGDTRSLMKRLRQLADIDKKGINASIAEAIRESTVERFRTEKGPDGKKWKQSIRAAQEGGVTLVKSAGLKNSIKTTSDASGFAVGTNKIYASTHQLGAKNRRITIRAKTSKGLVFQVDGRWIRKKQVTVRINIPARPFLGLSDDDMQEIKGTLEDYFRED
- a CDS encoding gp436 family protein, yielding MAYCETAEVRSMIKDDALNTIIGSDYIEDEAEREAKIIPIIEGAIADAGAEIDGYLAKRYPLPLSPVPQVINKFAKDIAVYNLYSRIGIDESDREKNYLNRYKAAIRFFELLAEGKVEIGAVDTTTAARTGFSVASSPRLFSRDKLKGM